The Erythrolamprus reginae isolate rEryReg1 chromosome 3, rEryReg1.hap1, whole genome shotgun sequence genome contains a region encoding:
- the SEC23B gene encoding protein transport protein Sec23B: MATYLEFIQQNEERDGVRFSWNVWPSSRLEATRMVVPLACLLTPLKERLDLPPVQYEPVLCSRPTCKTVLNPLCQVDYNAKLWACNFCFQRNQFPPAYAGISEVNQPAEIMPQFSTIEYIVQRGPQTPLVFLYVVDTCLEEEDLQALKESLQMSLSLLPPDALVGLITFGRMVQVHELSCEGISKSYVFRGTKDLSAKQIQDMLGLSRPAVPTQQGRPPQSQESPQLSNRFLQPVHKIDMNMTDLLGELQRDPWPVTQGKRPLRSTGVALSVAVGLLEGSFPNTGARIMLFTGGPPTQGPGMVVGDELKTPIRSWHDIEKDNARFMKKAMKHYEALSNRAAANGHCIDIYACALDQTGLLEIKCCTNITGGYMVMGDSFNTTLFKQTFQRLFSKNLNGQLQMAFGATLEVKTCRELKIAGAIGPCVSLNAKGSSVSENELGIGGTYQWKICGLDPTMTLAIYFEVVNQHNTPIPQGGRGAIQFVTHYQHSSTQRRIRVTTVARNWADAQSQLQHIEAAFDQEAAAVLMARLGVYKAESEEGPDVLRWLDRQLIRLCQKFGQYNKDDPNSFRLSDSFSLYPQFMFHLRRSPFLQVFNNSPDESSYYRHHFARQDLTQSLIMIQPILYSYSFYGPPEPVLLDSSSILADRILLMDTFFQIVIYLGETIAQWRKAGYQDIPEYENFKHLLQAPLDDAEEILQTRFPMPRYVNTEHGSSQARFLLSKVNPSQTHNNLYAWGQESGAPILTDDVSLQVFMDHLKKLAVSSAS, from the exons ATGGCGACTTACCTAGAATTTATCCAGCAAAATGAAGAGCGTGATGGAGTTCGCTTCAGTTGGAATGTTTGGCCTTCCAGCAGATTGGAGGCCACCAGAATGGTTGTTCCATTGGCTTGTCTTCTAACACCTTTGAAAGAACGGTTAGATTTACCACCTGTCCAATATGAGCCTGTTTTATGCAGTAGACCAACCTGCAAAACTGTTCTCAATCCACTCTG tcaagttgaTTACAATGCCAAACTTTGGGCTTGTAACTTCTGCTTTCAGAGGAACCAG TTTCCTCCAGCATATGCAGGCATATCGGAAGTGAATCAACCAGCAGAAATTATGCCCCAATTTTCTACAATAGAATATATAGTCCAG CGTGGTCCTCAGACACCCTTGGTCTTTCTTTATGTGGTAGACACATGTTTGGAAGAGGAGGACTTACAAGCTTTGAAAGAATCCTTGCAAATGTCTCTAAGTCTGCTCCCTCCTGATGCCCTTGTGGGCTTGATTACCTTCGGTCGAATGGTTCAAGTTCATGAATTGAGCTGTGAAGGAATCTCCAAAAGTTACGTGTTTAGAGGAACTAAAGATCTGTCAGCGAAACAAATACAG GATATGTTGGGTCTTTCAAGGCCTGCCGTCCCTACTCAGCAAGGGAGACCACCTCAATCCCAAGAATCACCTCAACTTTCTAACAG ATTTTTGCAGCCTGTTCACAAAATTGACATGAACATGACAGATCTTCTAGGAGAACTACAAAGAGATCCTTGGCCAGTTACTCAAGGAAAGAGACCTCTGCGTTCCACTGGAGTAGCTTTGTCAGTTGCTGTTGGACTACTagag GGATCATTTCCAAATACTGGAGCTAGAATAATGTTATTTACTGGAGGACCACCAACTCAAGGGCCAGGCATGGTGGTAGGAGATGAGCTGAAAACTCCAATTCGTTCATGGCATGATATAGAGAAAGACAATGCACGATTCATGAAGAAAGCTATGAAA CATTATGAGGCATTGTCTAATCGTGCTGCTGCTAATGGCCACTGCATTGATATTTATGCATGTGCTCTTGATCAGACTGGTCTTCTGGAGATAAAGTGTTGTACAAATATAACTGG GGGTTATATGGTGATGGGAGATTCTTTTAATACTACTCTCTTCAAGCAAACTTTCCAGAGATTGTTTAGCAAAAATCTCAATGGACAATTACAAATGGCTTTTGGAGCAACTCTAGAAGTGAAA ACTTGTAGAGAACTGAAGATAGCTGGAGCTATTGGACCATGTGTATCCTTAAATGCCAAAGGATCAAGTGTTTCTGAAAAT GAGCTTGGAATAGGTGGCACATACCAATGGAAGATTTGTGGACTTGATCCCACCATGACTCTTGCCATTTATTTTGAAGTAGTAAATCAG CACAACACTCCAATACCTCAGGGCGGAAGAGGAGCTATCCAGTTCGTCACGCATTATCAACATTCCAGTACACAGAGGCGTATTCGTGTGACTACTGTTGCTAGAAA TTGGGCAGATGCACAGAGTCAGTTGCAGCACATTGAGGCTGCATTTGATCAAGAAGCAGCTGCTGTCCTGATGGCTCGATTGGGGGTCTACAAAGCTGAATCAGAGGAAGGACCTGATGTCTTGCGATGGCTGGACAGGCAACTAATTAGACTT TGTCAGAAGTTTGGACAATACAACAAAGATGATCCAAATTCCTTTAGACTGTCTGATTCATTCTCCTTGTACCCTCAG TTCATGTTCCATTTGAGACGATCTCCATTCCTTCAAGTATTCAATAATAGTCCAGATGAATCTTCCTATTACCGTCATCACTTTGCCAGACAGGATTTGACCCAGTCCCTTATTATGATTCAGCCTATACTTTATTCTTATTCATTCTATGGACCACCTGAG ccTGTTCTTTTGGATAGCAGCAGCATTCTTGCTGATAGGATTCTGCTGATGGATACTTTTTTCCAGATTGTTATCTACCTTGGTGag ACTATTGCCCAGTGGCGTAAGGCTGGTTATCAAGATATTCCAGAATATGAAAACTTCAAGCATTTACTTCAGGCTCCATTGGATGATGCTGAAGAAATTTTACAAACAAGATTCCCAATGCCACGCTATGTTAACA